The sequence TAAATGTTGCTGGATCTGCTGTCGGCAATCAGATTCATGTCGCCTGTCAAATTCACAACTTCCAGACCTTGTACCGGGTTGTCACAGGCAATCTCCAGCTGGATACCATGGATATCGAACGGTGCTGATGTAATAAACTCGATATGCGTATTCTCGCCATCAAACGTCGATCGCACAATCAGTTCCACCGCTGGCAAAAACGGTTTAGCGACGGCGGGATTAGCTGAACAATAGTGCAAAGGCCCGGGGCCATCGCGGAAGATGTAGTTTATCAGGTAGACAGGGTCGGCCACGTTGTAGTCGCAGTCACCGTTAGCGTCGCTGGCATACATACAGTACGGGGCCGGCGCGCCGGCTATGAATATCCAATTGTATACAAACATGGCGTCGCTGACATCCACCGAGCAGTCGGTGATTGTCCGGGAAGTCCTTGACTTTAACAGGTAAACC comes from Candidatus Zixiibacteriota bacterium and encodes:
- a CDS encoding T9SS type A sorting domain-containing protein, producing VYLLKSRTSRTITDCSVDVSDAMFVYNWIFIAGAPAPYCMYASDANGDCDYNVADPVYLINYIFRDGPGPLHYCSANPAVAKPFLPAVELIVRSTFDGENTHIEFITSAPFDIHGIQLEIACDNPVQGLEVVNLTGDMNLIADSRSSNIYLGMIDFSGNGYIPSGNNTFAEIYLEGEIDIAGLDAVVADINGRACPVEWVPVVKQLPERFTLEQNRPNPFNPTTEISYSLPEASGVRLDVFNIMGQKVATLVDKYQEAGIHNAVWNGRDDNGRQVASGIYFYRMNADDYTETKKMILMK